One Roseomonas gilardii subsp. gilardii genomic region harbors:
- a CDS encoding FAD-dependent oxidoreductase has product MTHRIAIIGSGPSGCFLAQALRKDWPEAEIDIIERLPVPYGLLRYGVAADHQGTKAVSRQFDRLFEREDVRFWGDVTLGRDVTLEALRGLYDAVFLALGLSGDRRLGIPGDDLPGVHGSGWVTRWLNSHPDEAGRLPALGARVVVIGNGNVALDLARLLSKDEAELTGSDLDPDHAAALAGVREVTVVGRGAPEAARFDVAMIKEFGRLTGTRISVPLEDGPVPEDTAAAARLAALRALDGVGGGDRRLTFRFGLMPEAVLGTGHVEGVRFRDRRSGAMEDIPADTLLTAIGFEPGPAEALHRAACGLPQGDALAPELAPGLYAAGWFRRGPRGTIPEARAEARIVADAARPALAATTGTKPGREGLAALLREKGVAPVGFADWLRIRAAEEAAACAGRVRRKGASRTALLALCRELAEA; this is encoded by the coding sequence ATGACCCACCGCATCGCCATCATCGGCTCCGGCCCCAGCGGCTGCTTCCTGGCCCAGGCCCTGCGCAAGGACTGGCCAGAGGCGGAGATCGACATCATCGAGCGCCTGCCGGTGCCCTATGGGCTGCTGCGCTATGGCGTGGCCGCCGACCACCAGGGCACCAAGGCGGTGTCGCGCCAGTTCGACCGGCTCTTCGAGCGCGAGGACGTGCGCTTCTGGGGCGATGTGACGCTGGGCCGCGACGTGACGCTGGAGGCGCTGCGCGGGCTCTACGATGCGGTCTTCCTGGCCCTGGGGCTTTCGGGCGACCGGCGCCTGGGCATTCCCGGCGACGACCTGCCGGGCGTGCACGGCTCGGGCTGGGTGACGCGCTGGCTGAACAGCCATCCGGACGAGGCCGGGCGCCTGCCCGCCCTCGGCGCGCGGGTGGTGGTGATCGGCAACGGCAATGTGGCGCTCGACCTCGCACGGCTGCTGAGCAAGGATGAGGCGGAGCTGACGGGCAGCGACCTCGATCCGGACCATGCCGCCGCCCTGGCCGGGGTGCGCGAGGTGACGGTGGTGGGCCGTGGCGCGCCGGAGGCAGCGCGCTTCGACGTCGCCATGATCAAGGAGTTCGGCAGGCTCACCGGCACGCGTATCAGCGTGCCGCTGGAAGACGGCCCCGTGCCGGAGGATACAGCCGCCGCAGCGCGCCTCGCCGCGCTGCGGGCGCTGGATGGCGTGGGCGGCGGGGATCGCCGCCTGACCTTCCGCTTCGGCCTCATGCCCGAGGCCGTGCTCGGCACGGGCCACGTGGAGGGAGTGCGCTTCCGTGACCGCCGCAGCGGCGCCATGGAGGACATTCCCGCCGACACGCTGCTGACCGCCATCGGCTTCGAGCCCGGCCCTGCCGAGGCGCTGCACCGCGCGGCCTGCGGCCTGCCGCAAGGCGATGCCCTGGCGCCGGAACTCGCCCCGGGCCTCTACGCCGCCGGCTGGTTCCGCCGTGGCCCGCGCGGCACCATTCCGGAGGCCCGCGCCGAGGCACGGATCGTCGCCGATGCCGCGCGCCCGGCCCTGGCTGCCACCACGGGCACGAAACCGGGCCGGGAAGGGCTGGCCGCCCTGCTGCGGGAAAAGGGCGTGGCACCGGTGGGCTTCGCTGACTGGCTGCGCATCCGCGCCGCCGAGGAGGCCGCGGCCTGCGCCGGGCGGGTGCGCCGCAAAGGCGCCTCCCGCACCGCCCTGCTCGCCCTCTGTCGCGAGTTGGCCGAGGCATGA
- a CDS encoding pentapeptide repeat-containing protein, which translates to MSDIPLAIAAPLRPGEVVELRDRRIEAPLDLSGRALGHLDLRGTVFAAPLRLVGTVFEGLAWFQGCHFEGGIDASGARFDRDARFDGAAFERQARFSGAEFRGTASFDEARFATLAELDHAVAFGNLSCDSARFGDSVTLQDTECLGGFWCNAARFDGRVDLRGLEVHGRIWLRGSSGEKGPEALLREITAYGFSWT; encoded by the coding sequence ATGAGCGACATCCCCCTCGCCATCGCCGCCCCGCTCCGCCCCGGCGAGGTGGTGGAGCTGCGCGACCGCCGCATCGAGGCACCGCTGGACCTGTCCGGCCGCGCGCTCGGCCATCTCGACCTGCGCGGCACCGTCTTCGCCGCGCCGCTGCGCCTCGTGGGCACGGTCTTCGAGGGTCTTGCCTGGTTCCAGGGCTGCCACTTCGAGGGTGGCATCGATGCCTCCGGCGCGCGCTTCGACCGTGATGCCCGCTTCGACGGCGCGGCCTTCGAACGGCAGGCACGTTTCTCCGGCGCCGAGTTCCGCGGCACCGCCAGCTTCGACGAGGCCCGCTTCGCCACCCTGGCGGAGCTCGACCATGCCGTGGCCTTCGGCAACCTTTCCTGCGACAGCGCCCGCTTCGGGGATTCCGTGACGTTGCAGGACACCGAATGCCTGGGCGGCTTCTGGTGCAACGCCGCGCGCTTCGATGGCCGCGTCGATCTGCGCGGGCTGGAGGTGCATGGCCGCATCTGGCTGCGTGGCAGCTCCGGCGAGAAGGGCCCCGAGGCGCTGCTGCGCGAGATCACCGCCTACGGCTTTTCCTGGACCTGA
- a CDS encoding flavodoxin domain-containing protein translates to MKLLILVGTMTGTAEMVADELAAALDGAEIVAMDGGDPAVLKDAEACILCTSTYGDGEVPDGAKPFYDALRASTLDLSGLRYGVIALGDSSYETFCEGGRLFDKALASLGAHRVGEILCCDANSGDMPEEKAGEWLEGWRDALAAEAGAAA, encoded by the coding sequence ATGAAGCTCCTGATCCTGGTCGGCACCATGACCGGCACGGCGGAGATGGTGGCGGACGAACTGGCCGCCGCGCTGGACGGCGCCGAGATCGTCGCCATGGATGGCGGCGACCCCGCCGTGCTGAAGGATGCGGAAGCCTGCATCCTCTGCACCTCCACCTATGGCGACGGCGAGGTACCCGATGGGGCCAAGCCCTTCTACGACGCGCTCCGCGCCTCCACGCTCGACCTGTCGGGGCTGCGCTACGGTGTGATCGCGCTCGGCGACAGCAGCTACGAGACCTTCTGCGAGGGCGGCAGGCTCTTCGACAAAGCCCTCGCCAGCCTCGGTGCCCATCGCGTCGGCGAGATCCTGTGCTGCGATGCCAACTCGGGCGATATGCCGGAGGAGAAGGCCGGGGAATGGCTGGAGGGTTGGCGGGACGCCCTGGCCGCTGAGGCCGGCGCCGCCGCCTGA
- a CDS encoding DNA/RNA non-specific endonuclease, whose translation MPRPVIRRWRPLLLLLLPALALLLAAPPAHAAEDACAQHSPDGVAPSIARPALERDTSRLCFEGFAVLYSGVSRTPLAVSEHLTRDRIQQARRVPRDDAFHAEDQLPADQRARLSDYARSGFDRGHMAPSGDMATPSSQHDSFSLANIVPQAPESNRCLWEGIESTVRDLATGDGEVWVVTGPVFEGENLRRLNRRVLVPTSLYKAIYLPGRGEAGAYLAPNGPGLSWRAVSLDELRDIAGIDVFPSLAPAIRAQAMALPQPKPNNIRGSCEGQTGGQVASSGTVSNRSVARRDAPVASPAGPGIMGSRVTLIIAAVVAVVVILLLIRVLGRR comes from the coding sequence ATGCCCCGCCCCGTGATCCGCCGCTGGCGCCCCCTGCTCCTGCTTCTCCTGCCGGCGCTGGCACTGCTCCTCGCCGCTCCACCGGCCCATGCGGCGGAGGATGCCTGCGCGCAGCACTCTCCCGATGGCGTCGCGCCGTCGATCGCGCGCCCGGCCCTGGAGCGGGACACGAGCCGTCTCTGTTTCGAGGGCTTCGCCGTCCTCTACAGCGGGGTGTCGCGCACGCCGCTGGCGGTGTCCGAACACCTGACCCGCGACCGCATCCAGCAGGCGCGCCGGGTCCCGCGCGACGACGCCTTCCATGCCGAGGACCAGTTACCGGCCGACCAGCGGGCGCGCCTGTCGGATTACGCGCGCTCCGGCTTCGACCGGGGGCATATGGCGCCCTCCGGCGACATGGCCACGCCCAGCTCGCAGCATGACAGCTTCTCGCTCGCCAATATCGTGCCCCAGGCGCCGGAATCGAACCGCTGCCTCTGGGAGGGGATCGAGAGCACGGTGCGCGACCTCGCCACCGGGGATGGCGAGGTCTGGGTGGTGACCGGCCCTGTCTTCGAGGGCGAGAACCTGCGCCGCCTGAACCGCCGCGTGCTGGTGCCGACCTCGCTCTACAAGGCCATCTACCTCCCCGGCCGTGGGGAGGCCGGGGCCTATCTGGCTCCGAACGGCCCGGGCCTGTCCTGGCGGGCGGTGTCGCTCGACGAGTTGCGCGACATCGCCGGGATCGATGTCTTCCCCTCCCTCGCCCCCGCGATCCGCGCCCAGGCGATGGCCCTGCCGCAGCCGAAGCCGAACAACATCCGCGGCAGTTGCGAGGGCCAGACCGGCGGCCAGGTGGCGAGCAGCGGCACGGTGTCCAACCGCAGCGTCGCCCGCCGCGATGCGCCGGTGGCTTCCCCCGCCGGTCCGGGCATCATGGGCAGCCGCGTGACCCTGATCATCGCGGCCGTGGTGGCCGTGGTGGTCATCCTGCTGCTGATCCGCGTTCTGGGGCGCCGCTAG
- a CDS encoding ABC transporter substrate-binding protein, which translates to MWKSAAGLALLLGVSFSAASPASAADPVRVGVTLSETGPGASLGIPEGKSVRLLPKEFGGQPVEWIILDDGSDTTRAVANMRKLIAENRVDAMVGSSVTPASIAMVEVAAEQKVPTISLAGSSAIVSPVDERRRWVFKTAQNDALMATAVADHMAKAGVKTLGVIAFSDSYGDGWMNVMKPLLEERKIRLVADERYARSDTSVTGQVLKVVSAKPDAVFIIAAGTPAVLPARGLKERGFRGAVYQTHGVANADFLRVGGKDGGPDPARRPRGGGGPAPREPSLARDGAEVPRCL; encoded by the coding sequence ATGTGGAAATCTGCCGCCGGCCTCGCGCTGCTGCTCGGTGTTTCCTTCTCCGCCGCCTCGCCCGCCTCGGCGGCCGATCCCGTCCGCGTCGGTGTCACCCTGTCGGAGACAGGGCCGGGCGCCTCGCTGGGCATCCCGGAGGGCAAGTCGGTGCGCCTCCTGCCCAAGGAGTTCGGCGGCCAGCCGGTCGAGTGGATCATCCTCGATGACGGCTCCGACACCACGCGCGCCGTGGCGAACATGCGCAAGCTGATCGCCGAGAACCGGGTGGATGCGATGGTGGGCTCCAGCGTCACCCCGGCTTCCATCGCCATGGTCGAGGTCGCGGCGGAGCAGAAGGTGCCGACCATCTCGCTGGCCGGCTCCTCCGCCATCGTCTCGCCGGTGGATGAGCGGCGGCGCTGGGTCTTCAAGACCGCGCAGAACGACGCGCTGATGGCGACGGCGGTGGCCGACCACATGGCGAAGGCGGGGGTGAAGACGCTGGGCGTGATCGCCTTCAGCGACTCCTACGGCGACGGCTGGATGAACGTGATGAAGCCGCTGCTGGAGGAGCGGAAGATCCGCCTCGTGGCGGATGAGCGCTATGCCCGCTCCGACACCAGCGTCACCGGACAGGTGCTGAAGGTGGTCTCCGCGAAGCCGGACGCCGTCTTCATCATCGCGGCGGGCACCCCGGCGGTGCTGCCGGCCCGCGGGCTGAAGGAACGCGGCTTCCGCGGCGCGGTGTACCAGACGCATGGCGTCGCCAATGCCGATTTCCTGCGCGTCGGCGGCAAGGATGGAGGGCCAGATCCTGCCCGTCGGCCCCGTGGTGGTGGTGGACCAGCTCCCCGAGAGCCATCCCTCGCGCGAGACGGCGCGGAAGTACCGCGATGCCTATGA
- a CDS encoding ABC transporter substrate-binding protein — protein sequence MEGQILPVGPVVVVDQLPESHPSRETARKYRDAYEAENGKGSVSTFGAHAYDAGLLLSHAIPIAADKAKPGTPEFRAALRDALEGLKGVVYVNGTATMSPTDHVGQGEASRVMVTIQNGTWKLLPQ from the coding sequence ATGGAGGGCCAGATCCTGCCCGTCGGCCCCGTGGTGGTGGTGGACCAGCTCCCCGAGAGCCATCCCTCGCGCGAGACGGCGCGGAAGTACCGCGATGCCTATGAGGCGGAAAACGGCAAGGGCAGCGTCTCGACCTTCGGCGCCCATGCCTATGATGCCGGCCTCCTGCTGAGCCACGCCATCCCCATCGCCGCCGACAAGGCGAAGCCCGGCACGCCCGAGTTCCGCGCCGCGCTGCGCGATGCGCTGGAGGGGCTGAAGGGCGTCGTCTACGTGAACGGCACCGCGACCATGTCGCCGACCGACCATGTCGGCCAGGGCGAGGCATCGCGGGTGATGGTCACCATCCAGAACGGCACCTGGAAGCTCCTGCCGCAGTAA
- a CDS encoding branched-chain amino acid ABC transporter permease has product MDLSILLVLVQDGVVSGAIYALLALSLVIVFTVTRIVFVPIGEFVSFGALTLAVLEAGQMPGTIWLLMLLGLATALLRLWTGRNLPPAQQARRLAMPVLLPLLAWGLARLALALGAPPLAMVALTLLIVVPMGIFLYDIVYRPMIQASVLVLLIVSVALHLALTGLGLVFFGAEGFRTEALSDAVIEAGPLLISGQSIAVVLMTLLLIAALFLFFEQSLLGKALRATAVNPLGARLVAISPDLCGRTALGLAAAIGTVSGILVSALTTIYYDTGFLIGLKGFVAAIVGGLASYPLAAAGALLIGLVESFASFQASAFKEVLVFMIIIPVLLWRSWRMPQSLDEEH; this is encoded by the coding sequence GTGGATCTCTCCATCCTCCTGGTGCTGGTGCAGGACGGGGTCGTCAGCGGCGCCATCTATGCGCTGCTCGCCCTTTCCCTGGTGATCGTCTTCACCGTGACGCGCATCGTCTTCGTGCCGATCGGGGAATTCGTCAGCTTCGGCGCGCTGACCCTGGCGGTGCTGGAGGCCGGGCAGATGCCGGGCACGATCTGGCTGCTGATGCTCCTGGGCCTCGCCACCGCCCTGCTGCGGCTCTGGACCGGGCGGAACCTGCCCCCGGCGCAGCAGGCGCGGCGCCTCGCCATGCCGGTGCTCCTCCCCCTGCTCGCCTGGGGCCTCGCGCGGCTGGCGCTGGCGCTCGGCGCGCCGCCGCTGGCGATGGTGGCGCTGACGCTGCTGATCGTGGTGCCGATGGGGATCTTCCTCTACGACATCGTCTATCGCCCGATGATCCAGGCCAGCGTTCTGGTGCTGCTGATCGTCTCCGTCGCGCTGCATCTGGCGCTGACCGGGCTCGGCCTAGTCTTCTTCGGCGCGGAGGGCTTCCGCACCGAGGCCCTGTCCGACGCGGTGATCGAGGCCGGGCCGCTGCTGATCTCCGGCCAGTCCATCGCCGTGGTGCTGATGACGCTGCTGCTGATCGCGGCGCTGTTCCTGTTCTTCGAGCAGAGCCTGCTGGGCAAGGCCCTGCGCGCCACGGCGGTGAACCCGCTCGGCGCGCGGCTGGTGGCGATCTCCCCCGATCTCTGCGGCCGCACCGCGCTCGGCCTCGCCGCGGCGATCGGCACGGTGAGCGGCATCCTGGTCTCGGCACTGACCACCATCTACTACGACACCGGCTTCCTGATCGGGCTGAAGGGCTTCGTCGCCGCCATCGTGGGCGGGCTGGCCAGCTATCCCCTCGCCGCGGCGGGGGCGCTGCTGATCGGGCTGGTGGAAAGCTTCGCCAGCTTCCAGGCCAGCGCCTTCAAGGAGGTGCTGGTCTTCATGATCATCATCCCCGTGCTGCTCTGGCGCTCCTGGCGCATGCCGCAGAGCCTGGACGAGGAGCACTGA
- a CDS encoding branched-chain amino acid ABC transporter permease: MAARLLPSAALPLGALLLAAALLLWPGLPGFWAVLAGYIGIASLTVLGLVVLSGIGGLISFGQAMFVGIGAYTTAILSTEHGLSPWLTLPLSVLAAGLLAWGIGAITLRLRGHYLAVATIAWNVSFFYLIGNLDLFHRYDGISGIPPVSLFGFPLIEARHFALLVLLFLAAAMLLTHNLLRSRAGRTIRALRGGAMAAESCGVDTLRARILAFVYAGLLAGLAGWLYAHFQRTVNPSPSA, encoded by the coding sequence ATGGCCGCCCGCCTCCTCCCCTCCGCTGCCCTCCCCCTTGGCGCCCTGCTCCTCGCCGCGGCGCTGCTCCTCTGGCCCGGGCTGCCGGGCTTCTGGGCGGTGCTGGCGGGCTATATCGGCATCGCCTCGCTCACCGTGCTGGGCCTCGTCGTGCTGTCCGGCATCGGCGGGCTGATCTCCTTCGGCCAGGCGATGTTCGTCGGCATCGGCGCCTACACCACCGCGATCCTGAGCACGGAGCACGGCCTCTCCCCCTGGCTCACCCTGCCGCTCTCGGTGCTGGCGGCGGGGCTGCTGGCCTGGGGAATCGGCGCGATCACGCTGCGGCTGCGCGGGCATTACCTCGCCGTCGCGACCATCGCCTGGAACGTCTCCTTCTTCTACCTGATCGGCAATCTCGACCTCTTCCACCGCTATGACGGCATCAGCGGCATCCCGCCGGTCTCCCTGTTCGGCTTCCCGCTGATCGAGGCGCGGCATTTCGCGCTGCTGGTGCTGCTCTTCCTGGCGGCGGCGATGCTGCTGACGCACAACCTGCTGCGCTCGCGCGCCGGGCGCACCATCCGGGCGCTGCGCGGTGGCGCCATGGCGGCGGAATCCTGCGGCGTGGACACGCTGCGGGCGCGCATCCTGGCCTTCGTCTATGCTGGGCTGCTGGCCGGGCTCGCGGGCTGGCTCTACGCGCATTTCCAGCGCACCGTGAACCCCTCCCCTTCGGCCTGA
- a CDS encoding ABC transporter ATP-binding protein, translated as MAGGIQHIGGAVLGAAIVTLLRDQLQTLLPALIGAQGSFETIVFGALLILLLQFAPDGLWPRLARPFRAAPRGGVAPAAVEAAPLPVRQQPARGEEVLRAEGLRKVFGGLVAVNDVGFALRAGEITGLIGPNGAGKSTTFNLLTGVLAATGGRVAFLGRGIGGLPARGVARLGIARTFQHVKLVHGMTVLDNVALGVHLRGSAGALRGALALDGAEEARIFAEARRQIERVGLGPVAHLVASELSLGQQRLVEIARALCLDPVLLLLDEPAAGLRHREKEALARLLDGLREEGMTILLVEHDMDFVMNLTDRLVVMSFGAELAQGRPREIQDNPAVIDAYLGSAA; from the coding sequence GTGGCGGGCGGCATACAGCATATCGGCGGCGCGGTGCTGGGCGCCGCCATCGTCACCCTGCTGCGCGACCAGTTGCAGACGCTGCTGCCCGCCCTCATCGGCGCCCAGGGCAGTTTCGAGACCATCGTCTTCGGCGCGCTGCTGATCCTGCTGCTGCAATTCGCGCCGGACGGGCTCTGGCCGCGCCTCGCGCGCCCGTTCCGCGCCGCGCCGCGCGGGGGAGTGGCGCCGGCGGCGGTGGAGGCCGCGCCCCTGCCGGTGCGGCAGCAGCCGGCGCGGGGCGAGGAGGTGCTGCGCGCCGAGGGGCTGCGCAAGGTCTTCGGCGGGCTGGTGGCGGTGAACGATGTCGGCTTCGCCCTGCGCGCCGGGGAGATCACCGGGCTGATCGGCCCGAACGGCGCCGGCAAGAGCACGACCTTCAACCTGCTGACCGGCGTGCTCGCCGCGACGGGCGGCCGCGTCGCCTTCCTCGGCCGCGGGATCGGCGGATTGCCGGCGCGCGGCGTGGCGCGGCTCGGCATCGCGCGCACCTTCCAGCATGTGAAGCTGGTGCACGGCATGACCGTGCTGGACAATGTGGCGCTCGGCGTCCACCTGCGCGGTTCCGCCGGGGCGCTGCGCGGCGCGCTGGCGCTGGACGGCGCGGAGGAGGCGCGGATCTTCGCCGAGGCGCGGCGGCAGATCGAGCGTGTCGGCCTCGGCCCCGTCGCGCATCTGGTGGCGAGCGAACTGTCCCTGGGCCAGCAGCGCCTGGTGGAGATCGCCCGCGCGCTCTGCCTCGACCCCGTGCTCCTCCTCCTCGACGAACCCGCCGCCGGGCTGCGCCATAGGGAGAAGGAGGCGCTGGCGCGGCTGCTGGACGGGCTGCGCGAGGAAGGCATGACCATCCTGCTGGTGGAGCACGACATGGATTTCGTGATGAACCTCACCGACCGGCTGGTGGTGATGAGCTTCGGCGCCGAGCTGGCGCAGGGGCGCCCCAGGGAGATCCAGGACAACCCGGCGGTGATCGACGCCTATCTGGGCAGCGCGGCATGA
- a CDS encoding ABC transporter ATP-binding protein: protein MTPILAVRDLHVAYDSVPAVSGVSLAVPQASIVTILGPNGAGKSTLLNAIMGVLPSRGEVAFAGRSLARQGIEERVRDGISLVPEKRELFTSMTVEDNLRLGRFRLRRSGSAEPMLEEVFRLFPRLKERRRQEAGTLSGGERQMLAMGRALMGEPRLLMLDEPSLGLAPLVVREILQSVADLRGNGVSILLVEQNARAALRIADYGYVLENGSVVLEGDPDALQADRRIVEAYLGIRSASAAAVA, encoded by the coding sequence ATGACACCCATCCTCGCGGTGCGGGACCTGCACGTCGCCTATGACAGCGTGCCCGCGGTCTCCGGCGTCTCGCTGGCCGTGCCGCAGGCCAGCATCGTCACCATCCTGGGCCCGAACGGCGCGGGCAAGAGCACGCTGCTGAACGCCATCATGGGCGTGCTGCCGTCGCGTGGCGAGGTCGCCTTCGCCGGGCGCAGCCTCGCCCGGCAGGGAATCGAGGAGCGCGTGCGCGACGGCATCAGCCTGGTGCCGGAAAAGCGCGAACTCTTCACCAGCATGACGGTGGAGGACAATCTCCGCCTCGGCCGTTTCCGGCTGCGCCGTTCCGGCAGCGCCGAGCCCATGCTGGAGGAGGTCTTCCGCCTCTTCCCGCGCCTGAAGGAGCGGCGGAGGCAGGAGGCTGGCACGCTGTCGGGCGGGGAGCGCCAGATGCTCGCCATGGGCCGCGCCCTGATGGGCGAGCCGCGCCTGCTGATGCTCGACGAGCCCAGCCTCGGCCTCGCGCCCCTGGTGGTGCGGGAGATCCTGCAGAGCGTCGCCGACCTGCGCGGCAACGGCGTCTCCATCCTGCTGGTGGAGCAGAATGCCCGCGCTGCGCTGCGCATCGCCGATTACGGCTATGTGCTGGAAAACGGCTCCGTCGTGCTGGAAGGCGATCCGGATGCGCTCCAGGCCGACCGGCGCATCGTCGAGGCCTATCTCGGCATCCGTTCGGCCTCCGCCGCCGCAGTGGCCTGA
- the fabI gene encoding enoyl-ACP reductase FabI: protein MIPRERVTLEGRRGLVTGIANGSSIAWGCARAFRGLGAELAVTYLNDKARPHVEPLARELEAPILMPLDLEQPGQLEAVFERIERDWGQLDFLLHSIAFAPREDLHGRVVDCSRDGFLRAMDISCWSFLRMARLAEPLMARGDNPGGALFCMSYYGSQRVVEHYNMMGPVKAALESATRYLAAELGPQGIRVHAISPGPLKTRAASGISDFDEMLERAQSTAPARSLVSIEDVGLATAYLATDAAKLITGQTLYIDGGYNIMG from the coding sequence ATGATCCCGCGCGAGCGCGTCACGCTGGAGGGGCGGCGCGGCCTCGTCACCGGCATCGCCAATGGCAGCTCCATCGCCTGGGGCTGCGCCCGCGCCTTCCGCGGCCTGGGCGCGGAACTCGCCGTCACCTATCTGAACGACAAGGCGAGGCCGCATGTGGAGCCGCTGGCGCGGGAGCTGGAGGCGCCCATCCTCATGCCGCTGGATCTGGAGCAGCCGGGGCAGCTCGAAGCCGTCTTCGAGCGCATCGAACGGGACTGGGGGCAGCTCGATTTCCTGCTGCATTCCATCGCCTTCGCCCCGCGTGAGGACCTGCATGGCCGCGTGGTGGACTGTTCCCGCGACGGCTTCCTGCGCGCCATGGATATCTCCTGCTGGTCCTTCCTGCGCATGGCCAGGCTGGCCGAGCCGCTGATGGCGCGGGGGGACAACCCGGGCGGCGCGCTCTTCTGCATGAGCTACTACGGCTCCCAGCGCGTGGTGGAGCACTACAACATGATGGGGCCGGTGAAGGCCGCGCTGGAAAGCGCCACGCGCTACCTCGCCGCCGAGTTGGGCCCCCAGGGCATCCGCGTCCACGCCATCTCCCCTGGTCCGCTCAAGACCCGCGCGGCTTCGGGAATCAGCGACTTCGACGAGATGCTGGAACGCGCCCAGAGCACCGCGCCTGCCCGCAGCCTCGTCTCCATCGAGGATGTCGGCCTCGCCACCGCCTATCTCGCCACCGATGCCGCGAAGCTCATCACCGGGCAGACGCTCTATATCGATGGCGGGTACAACATCATGGGTTGA
- a CDS encoding acetate/propionate family kinase — protein sequence MSETILVLNAGSSSIKFQLYELGEEEGLHRRFKGQMGGIGSATPRLRAVDAEDRVLVDEVMQAEAADTMEEGQAALGGWLMAHLGAPPIAVGHRVVHGGPDFAAPVLVDDGVLAALEALVPLAPLHQPFNLAPIRSIRARRPDLPQVACFDTAFHRGHPEVAERFAIPEALYRQGVRRYGFHGLSYEFIARQIPVVAPELAGGRVVVAHLGNGASACAIADGRSLDSTMGFTALDGLPMGTRPGNLDAGVVVHLAAQGMGPGALQDFLYHDCGLKGLSGLTSDMRELLASDAPAARLAIDYFCYHTAKAIAALATAMGGIDGIVFTAGVGENAAPVREAILRHCAWMGVEADPARNAAHGPLISTEGSRLRAYVIPTNEERMIARHTLDVLRGRTGGRAA from the coding sequence ATGAGCGAGACCATCCTCGTCCTGAACGCCGGCAGTTCCTCCATCAAGTTCCAGCTCTATGAGCTGGGGGAGGAGGAGGGCCTGCATCGCCGCTTCAAGGGGCAGATGGGCGGCATCGGCAGCGCCACGCCGCGCCTGCGTGCCGTGGATGCGGAAGACCGCGTGCTGGTGGACGAGGTGATGCAGGCCGAGGCTGCCGACACGATGGAGGAAGGCCAGGCGGCGCTGGGCGGCTGGCTGATGGCGCATCTGGGCGCCCCGCCCATCGCCGTCGGCCACCGTGTCGTGCATGGCGGCCCGGATTTCGCCGCGCCCGTGCTGGTGGATGACGGCGTGCTGGCGGCGCTGGAGGCGCTGGTGCCGCTGGCGCCGCTGCACCAGCCCTTCAACCTCGCGCCCATCCGCTCCATCCGCGCGCGGCGGCCGGACCTGCCGCAAGTGGCCTGCTTCGACACCGCCTTCCACCGTGGCCATCCGGAGGTGGCGGAACGCTTCGCCATCCCGGAGGCCCTCTACCGGCAGGGCGTGCGGCGCTATGGCTTCCACGGCCTGTCCTATGAGTTCATCGCCCGGCAGATCCCCGTGGTGGCGCCGGAGCTCGCGGGTGGCCGCGTCGTGGTGGCGCATCTGGGCAACGGCGCCTCCGCCTGCGCCATCGCGGATGGGCGCAGCCTGGACAGCACCATGGGCTTCACGGCGCTGGACGGGCTGCCCATGGGCACGCGCCCCGGCAACCTCGATGCCGGGGTGGTCGTCCATCTCGCCGCCCAGGGCATGGGGCCCGGGGCGTTGCAGGACTTCCTCTACCATGACTGCGGGCTGAAGGGGCTGTCCGGCCTCACCAGCGACATGCGGGAGCTGCTGGCGAGCGACGCGCCTGCGGCCCGGCTCGCCATCGACTATTTCTGCTACCACACCGCCAAGGCGATCGCCGCGCTGGCCACCGCCATGGGCGGCATCGACGGCATCGTCTTCACCGCCGGGGTGGGCGAGAACGCGGCCCCGGTGCGCGAGGCGATCCTGCGCCACTGCGCCTGGATGGGGGTGGAGGCCGATCCGGCCCGTAACGCCGCGCATGGCCCGCTGATCTCCACGGAGGGCAGCCGGCTGCGCGCCTATGTCATCCCGACCAACGAGGAACGCATGATCGCCCGCCATACGCTGGACGTGCTGCGCGGCCGCACCGGCGGGAGGGCCGCATGA